Proteins from one Entomospira culicis genomic window:
- a CDS encoding MFS transporter, with the protein MSEVAVLKQTRATFGVYGQLLLLAMSAGAIFRLIYLRANFQEVLESTLKISVAQLNALYAWMGLAIVLGYLPSGWLADRFSVKRLIMIALTSTALLSAGLATLPPYAIARWLYVGLGFSAVFLFWSAHMRSAKLLSNARNEGRIFGLLDGGRGGFEALFATVATILYQWMVRAETHSLAHQEAGMRSVFLYFSTLQLGLAVLVVLFLQDEVRVERVDKAAPRDKERGWFVWKLDRQSRTLMLLMSAIIFSGYTLFFTGFSFYGLLSVNFALDSGLVMRWISLALWMRLVGSMLGGFLADRWAKPMILLIAMVGSMLGLILLLTVLKKTTLVVVVVIAVSLTNAMIRGVYWSLLHYIRVDKRYLGRMIGMISFVGYLPDLLLPWVSVYLFARWDNASANTLYLWGSLGIGGLGLMSLGLFWLLSKREFR; encoded by the coding sequence ATGAGTGAGGTGGCTGTGTTGAAGCAAACGCGGGCGACTTTTGGGGTATATGGACAGTTATTATTGTTGGCGATGAGTGCGGGGGCGATCTTTCGCTTGATCTATTTGCGCGCGAATTTTCAGGAGGTTTTAGAGTCTACGTTGAAGATAAGCGTGGCACAGTTGAACGCCTTGTATGCGTGGATGGGTTTGGCGATTGTGCTTGGCTATTTGCCTAGTGGTTGGCTTGCCGATCGCTTTTCGGTGAAGCGATTGATTATGATTGCGTTGACGTCGACAGCGCTATTGAGTGCGGGTTTGGCGACGCTACCGCCTTATGCTATTGCACGCTGGCTCTATGTGGGCTTGGGATTTAGCGCGGTCTTTCTCTTTTGGAGTGCACACATGCGTAGTGCCAAATTATTGAGTAACGCACGCAATGAGGGGCGAATTTTTGGTCTATTAGATGGCGGAAGGGGCGGATTTGAAGCACTCTTTGCCACGGTTGCGACAATTCTTTACCAATGGATGGTGCGTGCAGAGACGCACTCCTTAGCGCATCAAGAGGCAGGTATGCGATCGGTTTTTCTCTATTTTAGTACACTGCAACTAGGGCTTGCGGTACTTGTCGTGCTTTTTTTACAAGATGAAGTTCGCGTAGAGAGGGTGGATAAAGCAGCTCCGAGGGATAAAGAGCGAGGGTGGTTTGTTTGGAAGCTGGATAGGCAAAGTCGCACCCTGATGCTTTTGATGAGTGCGATTATCTTTAGTGGGTATACGCTCTTTTTTACGGGATTCTCTTTTTATGGGTTGTTGTCGGTCAATTTTGCGCTAGATAGTGGCTTGGTGATGCGTTGGATTTCGCTGGCGCTGTGGATGCGTCTGGTGGGATCGATGTTAGGCGGATTTCTTGCCGATCGCTGGGCAAAGCCGATGATCTTGCTGATTGCGATGGTCGGCTCGATGCTGGGGCTTATCCTTTTACTGACAGTGCTAAAGAAGACAACGCTCGTGGTTGTCGTGGTAATTGCAGTGAGCTTAACTAATGCGATGATCCGTGGGGTCTATTGGTCGTTATTGCATTATATTCGGGTAGACAAGCGCTATTTGGGTCGCATGATCGGCATGATATCGTTTGTTGGCTACTTGCCCGATCTCTTGTTGCCGTGGGTCAGTGTCTATCTCTTTGCAAGATGGGATAACGCATCGGCCAATACTCTCTACCTCTGGGGATCGCTGGGAATAGGGGGACTGGGACTGATGAGTTTGGGACTCTTCTGGTTGTTATCAAAGAGAGAATTTAGATAA
- a CDS encoding MalY/PatB family protein: protein MPYDFTTFIDRRGTYSTQWDFVQDRFGKANLLPFTISDMDFAIAPEIQQALEKHVTHGIFGYSRWNHADFKEAIALWFSKRFTTTIDPNTIAYSPSIIYSCAQFIDLYTQEGDGVVVQTPCYDAFIPLIEGRNRHLIANPLRFDGTTYHLDLIDLAEKLPRAKAILLCNPHNPTGIIFSPEELSQIVALARQHDVAIISDEAHMDLVFSPHQHTPICAVWGDYPKVVLATSTAKGFNLASLGGSYLLSNDPTIKERFNQQLKRDGLSSPPILAILATISAYHQAEAWLEALLTQLERNRALLNDFFTQHLPQLQLHPSVATYFAWIDISSLHLSSAEVQQRLINHGLAIMKGETYRQESPLFLRMNIACPPSKIHQSLIQMHQAFG from the coding sequence ATGCCCTATGATTTTACTACATTCATCGATCGTCGTGGCACCTACTCCACCCAGTGGGACTTTGTGCAAGATCGTTTTGGTAAGGCAAATCTCCTGCCCTTCACCATCAGCGACATGGATTTTGCCATCGCACCGGAGATCCAACAGGCCTTAGAGAAGCATGTAACCCATGGCATCTTTGGCTATAGTCGATGGAACCATGCCGACTTTAAAGAGGCTATCGCCTTGTGGTTTAGCAAGCGATTCACCACGACCATCGATCCTAATACGATCGCGTACAGCCCCTCGATCATCTACAGTTGCGCACAATTTATCGATTTATACACGCAGGAAGGCGACGGCGTTGTCGTGCAAACGCCCTGCTACGACGCCTTTATTCCGCTCATTGAAGGGCGTAATCGCCACTTAATCGCGAACCCATTACGCTTTGACGGCACGACTTATCACCTTGATCTAATCGATTTAGCAGAGAAACTCCCTCGTGCCAAAGCCATCTTATTATGTAATCCACATAACCCCACCGGGATCATCTTTAGTCCAGAGGAACTAAGCCAAATCGTCGCACTTGCTAGGCAACACGACGTGGCCATTATCAGCGATGAGGCGCATATGGACTTAGTTTTTTCGCCCCATCAACACACCCCCATCTGTGCCGTGTGGGGCGATTACCCTAAAGTCGTCCTCGCCACCAGTACCGCCAAAGGCTTTAATCTCGCATCGCTAGGGGGATCGTATCTCCTAAGTAATGACCCAACCATCAAAGAGCGCTTCAATCAACAACTCAAGCGCGACGGACTCTCCTCACCACCCATTCTGGCCATCCTCGCAACCATCAGCGCCTATCATCAAGCAGAGGCTTGGCTAGAAGCACTCCTTACACAACTAGAGAGAAATCGCGCGCTGCTAAATGATTTTTTTACCCAACACTTACCACAATTACAGTTACATCCAAGCGTGGCAACCTACTTTGCTTGGATAGACATTTCAAGCCTTCATCTCTCATCAGCTGAAGTGCAACAACGCCTCATCAATCATGGGTTGGCCATCATGAAAGGAGAGACCTATCGCCAAGAGAGTCCGCTCTTTTTGCGTATGAATATCGCCTGTCCGCCAAGTAAAATTCACCAGTCGCTCATACAAATGCATCAGGCTTTTGGTTAA
- the malX gene encoding maltose/glucose-specific PTS transporter subunit IIBC: MQKQPHKSNFWGYFQSLGKTFMLPVSLLAAMGLLLGIGSAFTSSDMLARFPLLSSLPMRYLFGYMSQIGGLAFSNLSIMFAIAIPLGLSRQEKGVAAFAGFVGFMAMHLGTNFALQFHQMIPSDPTLYRSLGQSTIMGIHTIDTGVLGGIMVGAIVARLHTRFYTIKLPDAFAFFGGPRFVPIISALVASVMGLIVPFIWPFFSNAIVALGGLIQKSGIFAPMVFFTSERLLIPIGLHHILVAMVRFTEIGGSELVGDQMVHGALNIFYAQIRDGYEISASATQFLSQGKMPSFLFGLPAVTLAMYHTAFKENRPVIKSLFLSGVIASVVGGITEPIEFLFLFISPMLFLFHAIMTGLGAMVVALLGIRIGNTDGNLIDLVIYGVLQGNDTRWWLILVIGPIWGVLYYVVFRMVIRKKNLKTPGREIIESPEATQDDPLGDGANSRAQLYLNALGGRENILSLDNCITRLRLEIHDAKLVDDAQLKRLGATGVIHVGDQALQVIIGPQVHLLRQEIDKLL; this comes from the coding sequence ATGCAAAAACAACCACACAAATCAAATTTTTGGGGCTACTTTCAGAGCCTAGGCAAAACCTTCATGTTACCCGTCTCCCTCTTGGCGGCGATGGGCTTATTATTGGGGATTGGCTCGGCCTTTACCTCTAGCGACATGCTCGCACGTTTCCCCCTCTTAAGTAGCCTGCCCATGCGCTATCTCTTTGGCTACATGAGCCAGATTGGTGGGCTTGCCTTTAGTAATTTAAGCATTATGTTTGCCATCGCTATTCCGTTAGGGCTAAGCCGACAAGAGAAAGGCGTCGCAGCCTTTGCCGGCTTTGTTGGCTTTATGGCGATGCATCTGGGAACGAACTTTGCGCTCCAGTTTCACCAAATGATTCCAAGCGATCCAACACTCTATCGATCTTTAGGACAGAGTACGATCATGGGCATCCACACCATCGATACGGGCGTATTAGGCGGTATTATGGTTGGTGCAATTGTGGCAAGATTACACACGCGCTTTTATACCATCAAACTTCCCGATGCCTTCGCCTTCTTTGGTGGGCCGCGCTTTGTCCCCATTATTAGTGCATTGGTGGCCTCGGTGATGGGTTTGATTGTCCCATTTATCTGGCCATTCTTTAGTAACGCGATTGTCGCCTTGGGCGGGTTAATCCAAAAATCGGGTATCTTTGCCCCGATGGTCTTTTTTACCAGCGAGCGCTTGTTGATTCCGATTGGATTGCATCATATTTTGGTTGCGATGGTGCGCTTTACCGAAATCGGTGGCAGTGAACTAGTTGGCGACCAAATGGTTCATGGGGCGCTTAATATCTTTTACGCGCAAATCCGCGATGGGTATGAGATTTCCGCTAGTGCCACGCAATTTTTATCACAAGGCAAGATGCCTTCATTCCTCTTTGGGCTACCTGCCGTAACATTAGCGATGTACCACACTGCGTTCAAAGAGAATCGCCCCGTCATAAAAAGTCTCTTTCTCTCTGGCGTTATCGCCTCGGTGGTGGGGGGTATTACCGAGCCTATCGAATTTTTATTCTTGTTCATTAGCCCGATGCTCTTTCTCTTCCACGCCATCATGACCGGGCTTGGCGCAATGGTGGTCGCCTTATTGGGTATCCGCATTGGCAACACCGACGGTAATCTTATTGATCTGGTTATTTACGGCGTCTTGCAAGGCAACGATACCCGTTGGTGGCTCATTTTGGTGATAGGCCCGATCTGGGGAGTGCTTTACTACGTCGTCTTTCGCATGGTGATTAGGAAAAAGAATCTCAAAACCCCCGGACGGGAGATCATAGAGAGCCCAGAGGCTACCCAAGATGATCCCCTAGGCGATGGCGCCAATAGCAGAGCGCAACTCTACTTGAATGCGTTGGGGGGAAGAGAAAATATCCTCTCGTTGGACAACTGCATTACGCGCCTTCGCCTAGAAATTCACGATGCTAAATTGGTCGATGATGCCCAGCTCAAACGGTTAGGCGCAACCGGTGTGATTCACGTGGGGGATCAAGCCTTACAAGTGATCATTGGGCCGCAAGTTCACCTCTTACGTCAAGAGATTGATAAACTACTATAA
- a CDS encoding NAD(P)-dependent oxidoreductase: MALHVMDEANRCLQCKKPFCRDGNPTKPEKDGCPIRTNIPEVIRLFKENKLDEAGKLLFDNNPLSLVCSLVCDHESQCEGSCVLNHKGVPVHFSTIEHYISDLYSQKMQVVPAPSNGIRVGIIGSGPAGITIAIILSQMGYQVTIFESKEKIGGVLRYGIPAFRLPHSILENIEQRQLIDRGVKIRPNTLIGGAIGLDDLFNDGYKAIFVGTGVWKPNALKIKGETFGHVHYGINYLNSPDSFRLGKRVIVIGAGNAAMDVARTALRKGVEHLTCFSITSEVAASHYEFSYAQLEGVHFAYNKRPVEITDEGVIFIDVTQDEAGDFIDVAGTQALHLADSVIVSISQGPQNNLVKTTKGLEANQRGLLTTDDLGHTSRAGVFASGDVVRGARTVVEAVAHSKVVAKAMHEYMQSLPKA; this comes from the coding sequence ATGGCTTTACATGTGATGGATGAGGCGAATCGTTGTTTGCAGTGTAAAAAACCTTTTTGTCGCGACGGTAATCCCACTAAACCAGAAAAAGATGGTTGCCCGATTCGTACCAATATTCCTGAGGTGATTCGTCTTTTTAAAGAGAATAAGTTAGATGAGGCGGGGAAGTTGCTCTTTGATAATAATCCCTTATCATTGGTCTGTAGTCTAGTTTGCGACCACGAGAGCCAATGTGAGGGCAGTTGTGTGCTCAATCATAAGGGCGTGCCGGTGCACTTTTCTACTATTGAACATTATATTTCTGATCTTTATAGTCAAAAAATGCAAGTAGTCCCTGCGCCTAGTAATGGTATTCGCGTGGGGATTATCGGCTCTGGCCCAGCGGGCATTACCATCGCCATTATTCTTTCACAGATGGGCTATCAAGTGACAATTTTTGAGAGTAAAGAGAAGATCGGTGGCGTTTTGCGCTATGGGATTCCTGCATTTAGATTGCCACACTCGATATTGGAGAATATTGAACAGCGCCAACTCATTGACCGCGGGGTAAAAATTCGCCCTAACACCTTGATCGGTGGGGCTATCGGTCTGGATGATCTCTTTAACGATGGCTACAAAGCGATCTTTGTGGGTACGGGTGTCTGGAAGCCAAATGCGCTCAAAATTAAGGGCGAGACCTTTGGTCATGTGCATTATGGCATTAATTATCTCAATAGTCCGGATAGCTTTAGGTTGGGTAAACGAGTTATCGTGATTGGTGCTGGTAATGCTGCCATGGATGTGGCACGCACGGCGTTGCGTAAGGGCGTAGAACACCTCACGTGCTTCTCTATCACCTCTGAGGTAGCGGCCAGTCATTACGAATTTAGCTATGCACAGCTGGAGGGCGTTCATTTTGCTTACAATAAGCGTCCTGTAGAGATCACGGATGAAGGGGTTATCTTTATCGATGTAACCCAAGATGAGGCAGGTGATTTTATTGATGTTGCCGGCACGCAAGCGCTTCATCTTGCCGATAGCGTGATCGTTTCGATTAGTCAAGGTCCTCAGAATAACTTAGTAAAAACCACCAAGGGGCTAGAGGCAAACCAGCGTGGCTTGCTCACCACCGATGACTTAGGGCACACCTCACGCGCGGGAGTATTTGCCTCAGGCGACGTGGTACGTGGCGCACGCACCGTGGTAGAGGCGGTAGCCCATAGTAAAGTGGTTGCAAAGGCCATGCATGAGTATATGCAAAGCTTACCTAAAGCGTAG
- the fusA gene encoding elongation factor G: MAQMRNIGIMAHVDAGKTTVSERILFYTGKSRRIGDVDDGTTQMDWMEQEQQRGITIQSAATTCFWHNTQINLIDTPGHVDFTAEVERSLRVLDGAVAVFCAVGGVQPQSETVWRQANKYHVPRIAFINKLDRTGANYLHVLKQIEEKLHTKPLALQLPIYQQEELLGLIDLITMQYLQFDESSQGATVISSPIPSEHLEQAQEARDQMLDTLSTYSEELITLLLEEAEIPQDLILSELRRLTIARELTPVLMGSALKNKGVQPLLDAVTHFLPDPFELGDVPAKLVSKNKREEIAISRLSTKDFVALIFKIQQDKESGALCYARVYAGSIKSGTMVLNVGKEKKERIGKLYRMHARTPEQINELKAGDVGVIQGFKLAQTGDTITDGLNVVLESIDFPEPVISIAIEPKSLADLDKLKEVMTLLQREDPTFLLKENSETGQLLISGMGELHLDVLTTRARDDFKAQFNVGKPQVSYRESIEGSATLTETFDRPINGKESFAGLTLHVAPNERGAGNRITNELAKTLPDELQQAIIRGIEASLASGIVMGYACLDIHVTIQSVQYNEELAHEVAYQSLGAILTEKACTEANPILLEPVMAVIIEVPNDYVGEVISKLTTRGGIVMGVDMQDNIQLLDVQAPLTKMFGYSTELRSQSQGRASFSMKFSHYEKKTN; the protein is encoded by the coding sequence ATGGCACAGATGAGAAATATCGGGATTATGGCGCACGTGGATGCCGGCAAGACCACCGTGAGTGAGCGCATTCTCTTTTATACGGGCAAGAGTAGACGCATCGGCGATGTGGATGACGGCACCACCCAGATGGATTGGATGGAGCAAGAGCAACAGCGTGGCATCACCATTCAGAGCGCGGCGACGACCTGTTTTTGGCACAATACCCAGATCAACCTCATCGACACCCCAGGCCACGTCGACTTTACTGCCGAAGTAGAGCGCTCGCTTCGCGTACTCGATGGCGCTGTCGCCGTATTCTGTGCCGTTGGTGGCGTGCAACCCCAAAGTGAGACCGTCTGGCGACAGGCAAACAAGTATCACGTGCCACGCATCGCCTTCATTAACAAGCTCGATCGCACCGGTGCCAACTATCTCCATGTATTAAAGCAGATCGAAGAAAAGCTCCACACCAAACCACTGGCACTGCAACTGCCCATCTATCAACAAGAAGAGTTACTCGGTCTCATCGATCTCATTACCATGCAGTATCTGCAATTTGACGAATCCTCACAGGGGGCAACGGTAATCAGCTCCCCCATTCCGAGCGAACACCTCGAGCAAGCCCAAGAGGCGCGAGATCAAATGCTTGATACCCTCTCTACCTATAGCGAAGAGCTTATTACGCTCTTGCTAGAAGAGGCCGAGATTCCACAAGATCTTATTCTTAGCGAGCTTCGCCGTCTTACGATTGCACGCGAGCTTACCCCCGTATTGATGGGCAGTGCCCTTAAAAACAAGGGCGTGCAACCGCTTTTGGATGCCGTTACCCACTTCCTGCCCGATCCCTTTGAGCTTGGCGACGTGCCAGCTAAATTGGTCAGTAAGAATAAACGCGAAGAGATTGCTATTTCGCGTCTTTCTACCAAGGATTTTGTCGCATTGATCTTTAAAATTCAGCAAGACAAAGAGAGCGGGGCGCTCTGTTATGCGAGGGTCTATGCCGGTAGCATTAAGAGCGGTACGATGGTGCTCAACGTGGGCAAGGAGAAGAAAGAGCGTATTGGCAAACTCTACCGCATGCACGCGCGCACGCCCGAGCAGATCAATGAACTAAAAGCCGGCGATGTCGGTGTGATTCAGGGCTTTAAACTCGCGCAGACGGGAGATACCATCACCGATGGCTTAAACGTAGTCCTCGAATCGATTGACTTTCCCGAGCCAGTCATCTCCATCGCTATTGAGCCAAAGAGCCTTGCCGATCTCGATAAACTCAAAGAGGTAATGACGCTACTCCAACGCGAAGATCCGACCTTCCTCCTTAAAGAGAATAGTGAGACGGGGCAATTGTTGATTAGTGGCATGGGGGAGCTCCATCTCGATGTCCTCACCACGCGAGCGAGGGATGACTTTAAAGCACAATTTAATGTCGGTAAACCACAAGTTAGCTATCGTGAAAGCATTGAAGGCAGTGCCACCCTCACCGAGACCTTCGATCGCCCAATTAACGGCAAAGAGTCCTTCGCTGGTCTCACCCTCCACGTAGCACCTAACGAGCGCGGCGCTGGTAATCGCATCACCAATGAGCTAGCCAAAACCCTACCCGATGAACTTCAACAAGCGATCATTCGTGGGATTGAAGCTTCGCTTGCTTCGGGTATCGTGATGGGCTACGCCTGCTTGGATATCCACGTCACCATCCAGAGTGTGCAATACAATGAGGAGCTTGCCCACGAAGTTGCCTATCAAAGTTTAGGTGCGATACTCACCGAAAAAGCCTGTACCGAGGCCAATCCGATCCTCTTGGAACCTGTGATGGCGGTGATCATCGAGGTGCCTAACGACTATGTGGGCGAGGTCATTAGCAAACTCACGACGCGTGGCGGTATTGTAATGGGGGTAGATATGCAGGATAATATTCAGTTGCTCGACGTGCAAGCTCCGCTCACCAAGATGTTTGGCTACAGCACCGAGTTACGTAGTCAGAGCCAAGGGCGCGCCTCCTTCTCGATGAAATTTTCCCACTATGAGAAGAAGACAAACTAG
- a CDS encoding DUF262 domain-containing protein — protein sequence MASILMKISDLFNGKRLLRIPPYQRGYAWQKEQWQDLWDDLDGLLEHKKHYTGLLTLAKAEHYQTNAVEQAWLAHESDRAVYYLVDGQQRLTTLLIMMSLLTELGVLSLAEEHQYLQTTDSLALFDYEIHKTTQELHDTWHSILQSRELPTSYESLYAKNMLEARQFFHNQFVSRLPTEQRIVWQKIASGLVFNLFEVAAEQDMHLLFESMNNRGKPLTIVELLKSRLIHLSTKIEATSEQVKQLQAKIDQTWHTLFHYLDHQESSGTVEAYLEAHFLIIWEREDERWQDRLLKKIFPTKMSSSEYVTLEFIEKYLRSLSEWVSYWALVHDFATVTISRFEHIMITPQERRWLAAILRESNNSSLVALLAVTLFEVQDNPHERSFFLPFLQAVERWIFLQGNFGDSGDFGWAQTYAYRLYRYSQSHYPRQGSLKAMRENREKLSQSMVANLDYFLKKIETLFEKRSGKLKNGFYAWTDLRYFLYEYELSLAEQAGVEQIISWSKVAKTADEDKSSQVSIEHIFPQTFEKIDYWQQHFAHHDEATQHRLLHALGNLVLLEKNSEASNKSYPEKLAIYQKDTWSAKRLASDYPLDWHDEMIVKRSVNLLTFMQERWHISKLVEQYNKFFDMEK from the coding sequence ATGGCAAGCATTTTAATGAAGATATCCGATCTTTTTAATGGAAAACGACTCTTACGTATTCCGCCGTATCAGCGAGGTTATGCTTGGCAGAAGGAGCAATGGCAGGATCTTTGGGATGATCTGGATGGGTTGCTGGAGCATAAAAAACACTATACGGGGCTACTTACCCTCGCTAAGGCAGAGCATTATCAGACAAATGCAGTTGAGCAAGCGTGGTTAGCACACGAGAGCGATCGTGCTGTTTATTATTTGGTAGATGGTCAGCAACGCTTGACCACGCTCTTAATTATGATGAGTTTGTTGACTGAACTGGGTGTTTTATCTTTAGCAGAAGAGCATCAATATCTCCAAACTACCGACTCTTTGGCTCTTTTTGATTATGAGATTCATAAGACCACACAAGAGTTGCATGACACTTGGCATAGTATTCTTCAGAGTCGAGAGCTACCAACTAGCTATGAAAGTCTTTATGCGAAAAATATGCTGGAGGCTAGGCAATTTTTTCATAATCAATTCGTATCACGATTACCAACAGAGCAACGGATAGTGTGGCAAAAAATAGCTAGTGGGCTAGTGTTTAATCTCTTTGAGGTGGCAGCGGAACAAGATATGCACCTTCTTTTTGAGTCGATGAATAATCGAGGCAAGCCATTAACCATCGTCGAACTTTTAAAGAGTCGATTAATCCACCTCTCTACCAAAATAGAAGCAACCTCCGAGCAAGTTAAGCAGCTACAAGCCAAGATTGATCAGACATGGCACACCTTGTTTCATTATTTAGATCATCAAGAGAGCAGTGGTACGGTAGAGGCATACCTTGAGGCACACTTTTTGATTATTTGGGAGCGTGAGGATGAAAGGTGGCAAGATCGCTTGTTAAAAAAGATCTTCCCTACAAAAATGTCATCTAGTGAATATGTAACCTTAGAATTTATCGAAAAGTACTTAAGGAGTCTCTCGGAATGGGTTAGTTATTGGGCATTGGTGCATGATTTTGCTACGGTAACGATCTCTCGATTTGAGCATATTATGATCACTCCACAAGAGAGGCGTTGGTTGGCAGCAATTTTGCGAGAGAGTAACAACTCCTCTTTGGTTGCATTATTGGCGGTTACGCTCTTTGAGGTGCAAGATAATCCTCATGAGAGATCTTTTTTTCTTCCCTTTTTACAAGCTGTAGAGCGTTGGATCTTTTTGCAAGGTAATTTTGGTGATTCTGGGGATTTTGGTTGGGCTCAAACCTATGCCTATCGTCTTTATCGCTATAGTCAATCTCATTATCCACGCCAAGGTTCGTTAAAGGCAATGAGAGAGAATCGCGAGAAATTATCCCAAAGCATGGTAGCTAACCTAGATTATTTTTTAAAGAAAATAGAAACTCTCTTTGAAAAAAGGAGCGGAAAGCTTAAAAATGGTTTTTATGCATGGACAGATTTACGCTATTTTTTATATGAATATGAATTATCCTTAGCCGAGCAAGCAGGAGTAGAGCAGATTATCTCTTGGTCTAAGGTAGCCAAAACCGCTGATGAAGATAAATCATCGCAGGTGAGTATTGAACACATTTTCCCACAAACATTTGAGAAGATCGATTATTGGCAGCAGCATTTTGCTCATCATGATGAGGCGACACAGCATCGATTGTTGCATGCCTTGGGTAATCTCGTGTTGCTGGAGAAGAATAGTGAGGCGAGTAATAAATCTTATCCTGAGAAGTTAGCGATTTATCAAAAAGATACATGGAGTGCCAAGCGGTTAGCCAGCGATTATCCTTTAGATTGGCATGATGAAATGATTGTTAAACGAAGTGTAAATCTATTAACCTTTATGCAAGAGCGCTGGCATATTTCTAAACTTGTTGAGCAATATAACAAATTTTTTGATATGGAGAAGTAG
- a CDS encoding DUF262 domain-containing protein, which yields METSWKKTVGDLRKGDNGKPYRFYVPAYQRGYRWGKQQVEDLLRDLIEFKDAKENGAVEGQYCLQPLIVKKRNDGSYTVVDGQQRLTTIAIFRQVSKSESGFSIEYETREKSKNFLASLGKDDEQAKNEKDDNIDYHYMWQAYDVMNKFFDKQVEPREELMTELNDKIENSAFFIWYEIEKNTDKIDDNTYEIELFQRVNMGKISLTNAELIKGVFFRDQNYTNTTMESEQLALANSWQEIEHGLENDAFWYFFNGVNKSYETRLDVLFQIIARQEDKNKRESDQKDPIYAFHVFDELFREEKDRTQLRETLWKKVKLLNAQLHYWYDNLDYYHIIGYLLATGTGVQKILDLIDGKKKSQQIDDLMALVKNRKFVDTFLQNPEAIEYGSSGDKKAIANLLLLFNIATLVAQGDKQHRFPFDIYKKEDWDIEHIHATADKDGEGDADNRIHNLTLLDATTNRAYGNKPFLEKRAFLLKKEQAGQFIPTATRNIFIKAYTDDLQEGELKLWTDADKKQYIEKMQVILQSFFDKEWRKKERNSER from the coding sequence GTGGAGACTAGTTGGAAAAAGACCGTTGGCGATTTGCGCAAAGGCGACAATGGAAAACCTTATCGCTTTTATGTGCCGGCCTATCAGCGTGGGTATCGTTGGGGTAAGCAACAGGTGGAAGATTTATTACGGGATCTGATTGAGTTTAAGGATGCTAAGGAGAATGGTGCGGTTGAGGGTCAATATTGCTTGCAACCGCTGATTGTGAAAAAACGCAACGATGGATCGTACACCGTAGTTGACGGGCAACAGCGACTCACTACTATCGCTATTTTTAGGCAAGTATCTAAGTCAGAGTCAGGATTTAGTATTGAGTATGAGACGCGTGAGAAGAGTAAGAACTTTTTGGCAAGTTTGGGAAAAGACGATGAGCAAGCCAAGAATGAGAAGGATGATAACATTGATTATCATTATATGTGGCAAGCGTATGATGTGATGAATAAGTTTTTTGATAAGCAAGTTGAGCCAAGAGAAGAACTCATGACTGAACTTAATGATAAAATAGAAAATTCGGCTTTTTTTATTTGGTACGAGATAGAGAAAAATACCGATAAAATTGACGACAACACCTACGAAATTGAGCTATTTCAGCGGGTTAATATGGGTAAAATTTCCCTAACCAATGCCGAGTTGATCAAGGGTGTCTTCTTTCGTGATCAAAACTATACTAATACCACGATGGAGAGCGAACAGCTAGCTTTGGCAAACTCTTGGCAAGAGATTGAGCATGGCTTAGAGAACGATGCCTTTTGGTACTTTTTTAATGGAGTAAACAAGAGCTATGAGACACGGCTGGATGTTCTTTTTCAGATCATTGCAAGGCAGGAAGATAAGAATAAGCGCGAGTCAGATCAAAAGGATCCCATCTATGCTTTTCATGTTTTTGATGAGCTCTTTCGCGAAGAAAAAGACCGAACACAACTGCGTGAGACTCTCTGGAAGAAAGTGAAACTTCTAAATGCACAGTTGCACTACTGGTATGATAACTTAGATTATTATCATATTATTGGTTATTTGCTTGCCACGGGTACGGGGGTTCAAAAAATTCTTGATTTAATTGATGGTAAAAAGAAGAGTCAGCAGATCGATGATTTGATGGCTTTAGTGAAAAATCGAAAATTTGTGGATACCTTTCTACAGAATCCTGAAGCGATCGAGTATGGTAGCAGTGGCGATAAGAAAGCGATTGCTAACTTATTATTGCTCTTCAATATCGCCACGCTGGTGGCTCAAGGGGATAAGCAACATCGTTTTCCCTTCGACATCTACAAAAAAGAGGACTGGGATATTGAACATATCCACGCTACCGCAGATAAGGATGGGGAAGGCGATGCTGATAATCGTATCCACAACTTAACCTTACTTGATGCTACTACCAATCGTGCTTATGGTAATAAACCTTTTCTCGAGAAACGCGCATTTTTACTTAAAAAAGAGCAAGCGGGGCAGTTTATTCCCACCGCTACCCGTAATATCTTTATTAAAGCCTATACTGATGATCTACAAGAGGGAGAGTTGAAGCTGTGGACGGATGCAGATAAAAAGCAATATATCGAAAAAATGCAAGTAATTTTACAATCATTTTTTGACAAAGAGTGGCGAAAGAAGGAGCGAAACAGTGAGCGATAA